Proteins co-encoded in one Malus sylvestris chromosome 7, drMalSylv7.2, whole genome shotgun sequence genomic window:
- the LOC126628761 gene encoding disease resistance protein RPV1-like isoform X18, whose protein sequence is MASSSSSSSSGLGWKYDVFINFRGEDTRRGFVSHLYKALAKKPINAFIDAEKLRKGDHLSQLLTAIRESRISIVVFSQDYASSTWCLKELVQILECKDTNNQIVLPIFYEVDPSDIRRLKRKFAEAFAKHDRDSNAEMEEVQRWRSALKTATSLSGWDSQNYENDAVLIEEIVEDVYSRLINISSTSSKDNGLVDMDSHMHEMLSLLYPSEGETNNVRVVGIWGMGGLGKTTIARAVYDEIACRFEACCFLKNVKEGFMKQGELHVQTVLLSSISDNKVGSSDISRRGFQVMLRSLGQRKVLIVVDDVDKLEQIEALLGERHSFGGGSRIIITSRDSQLLSIADVIYNPKTLSDYGALELFRRHAFRKNQPTRDYDNLSNCAVKYAQGLPLALKVLGAFLHNKTIREWEDELEKIRKIPQRGIHDVLKSSFDGLDYTERAIFLDIACFFKGMEKDHATRILDGCGFHPHIGIRVLIDRALITVSEKGELEMHDSLEEMGREIVRQQSIREPGGRSRLWSYEDVHHVLTQNTATNAIESIFVDFSYSDWVCLNAEAFVSMTQLRLLKIGHKGSIFEDYYKHHLIGPFKLLNLRYLSLFEFPLKSLPSNFQLKNLVELDMQFSLIDRLWEGTQTLKTLKFINLSYCEYLKETPDFTNVPNIERLILQCCTRLVEVHPSTSTLTNLVLLNLNSCHDLKILPSNIRMKYLKTFNLFGCLSLEMFPEISEVIEGLKELDLSRSRIKELPPSINNLTGLSNFNLKDCKELKSLPSKIRMRSLKTFNLSGCSSLEMFPEILEGMEELKELNLTWSKIKELPSSINNLTGLSHLNLEHCEELKILPSSICMKSLKTFNLYGCSNLEMFPEILEGMEELEELDLSGSKIKELPLSINNLTGLSHLKLEYCVELKSLPSNICQLKSLVCLSLSNCTKFEVFPSIEENMEGLRELFLDGTSIKELSPWIERLTGLQYLNLRNCKSIVHLPDTLCNLAHLITDT, encoded by the exons atggcttcttcttcttcttcttcttcttctggccTTGGTTGGAAATACGATGTGTTCATCAATTTCAGAGGGGAAGACACTCGCAGGGGCTTCGTCAGCCATCTCTACAAAGCTCTGGCTAAGAAACCAATCAACGCCTTCATTGATGCCGAGAAGCTCAGAAAAGGCGACCACCTTTCCCAGCTCCTGACAGCGATTCGAGAGTCGAGGATTTCGATTGTAGTTTTCTCTCAAGACTATGCTTCTTCCACTTGGTGCTTGAAAGAACTCGTGCAAATCCTGGAATGCAAGGATACCAATAACCAGATTGTACTCCCCATTTTCTATGAAGTTGATCCGTCTGATATTCGTAGACTCAAGAGAAAATTCGCCGAAGCTTTTGCTAAGCACGATCGTGATTCTAACGCCGAAATGGAAGAGGTTCAGAGATGGAGATCCGCTCTTAAGACTGCCACCAGTTTATCCGGCTGGGATTCGCAAAACTATGA GAATGATGCAGTGCTTATTGAGGAAATTGTAGAAGATGTTTATTCGAGATTGATCAACATCTCATCAACATCAAGCAAAGATAATGGCTTGGTTGACATGGATTCTCACATGCATGAAATGCTTTCATTATTATATCCCTCCGAAGGTGAAACGAATAATGTTCGCGTTGTTGGAATATGGGGTATGGGTGGTTTAGGCAAAACAACCATCGCTAGAGCTGTTTATGATGAAATCGCTTGTCGATTTGAAGCTtgttgctttcttaaaaatgtCAAGGAGGGTTTCATGAAGCAGGGCGAACTACATGTGCAGACAGTACTTCTATCTAGTATCTCAGACAACAAGGTGGGGAGTTCTGACATATCGAGAAGAGGTTTTCAGGTGATGTTAAGAAGCCTTGGTCAGAGAAAAGTTCTTATTGTTGTTGATGATGTGGACAAATTAGAACAAATTGAAGCTTTACTTGGAGAGCGACATTCCTTTGGTGGTGGAAGTAGGATTATTATCACAAGTAGAGATTCGCAGTTACTAAGCATAGCTGATGTGATATATAATCCTAAGACCTTGAGTGATTATGGAGCTCTGGAACTCTTTAGGCGGCACGCCTTCAGAAAAAACCAACCCACCAGAGATTATGATAATCTCTCGAATTGTGCTGTAAAATATGCTCAAGGTCTGCCTTTAGCACTCAAAGTCCTGGGAGCTTTTCTTCATAACAAAACTATACGCGAGTGGGAAGATGAGTtagaaaaaataaggaaaattccACAAAGGGGAATCCATGATGTGCTTAAATCAAGCTTCGATGGACTAGATTACACAGAGAGGGCCATCTTTCTAGATATTGCATGTTTCTTTAAAGGGATGGAGAAAGACCATGCAACCCGAATTCTAGACGGTTGTGGTTTCCATCCTCATATAGGAATAAGAGTTCTAATCGATCGAGCTCTCATAACTGTCTCAGAGAAGGGGGAACTGGAGATGCATGATTCATTAGAGGAAATGGGTCGGGAAATCGTTCGCCAACAATCTATCAGAGAGCCTGGGGGACGAAGTAGGTTGTGGAGTTATGAAGATGTTCATCACGTGCTAACTCAAAATACG GCTACGAATGCAATTGAAAGCATATTCGTGGATTTCTCATACTCAGACTGGGTATGCTTAAAtgctgaagcttttgttagtatGACTCAACTAAGACTTCTCAAGATCGGTCATAAGGGCTCAATTTTTGAAGATTACTACAAACACCACCTGATTGGGCCCTTTAAGTTACTTAACTTGAGGTATCTCTCCTTGTTTGAATTCCCTCTCAAGTCTTTGCCGTCCAACTTTCAATTGAAAAATCTTGTTGAACTTGACATGCAATTTAGTCTCATTGACCGACTTTGGGAAGGAACCCAG ACGCTGAAAACGTTGAAATTCATCAATTTAAGTTATTGTGAATACCTTAAGGAAACCCCTGACTTCACAAATGTGCCAAATATTGAGAGGCTAATTCTTCAATGTTGTACAAGGTTAGTTGAGGTTCACCCGTCTACTTCAACTCTTACAAACCTTGTTTTATTGAATCTGAATTCGTGTCATGACCTTAAGATTCTACCCAGCAACATTCGTATGAAATATCTCAAAACCTTTAATCTTTTTGGTTGCTTGAGCCTTGAGATGTTTCCAGAGATTTCAGAAGTGATTGAGGGGTTAAAAGAGCTTGATTTATCCAGGTCAAGAATTAAAGAACTGCCCCCGTCAATTAATAATCTCACGGGGTTGAGTAATTTCAACCTAAAAGATTGCAAGGAACTTAAGAGTCTACCCAGCAAAATTCGTATGAGATCTCTCAAAACCTTTAATCTTTCTGGCTGCTCCAGTCTTGAGATGTTTCCAGAGATTTTAGAAGGTATGGAGGAGTTAAAAGAGCTTAATTTAACCTggtcaaaaattaaagaactgCCCTCGTCAATTAATAATCTCACGGGGTTGAGTCATTTGAACCTAGAACATTGCGAGGAACTTAAGATTCTTCCAAGCAGCATTTGTATGAAATCTCTTAAAACCTTTAATCTTTATGGTTGCTCCAATCTTGAGATGTTTCCAGAGATTTTAGAAG GTATGGAGGAGTTAGAAGAGCTTGATTTATCCggatcaaaaattaaagaactgCCCCTATCAATTAATAATCTCACGGGATTAAGTCATTTGAAGCTAGAATATTGCGTGGAACTTAAGAGTCTTCCAAGCAACATTTGTCAGCTCAAGTCCCTTGTCTGTCTATCTCTTTCCAATTGTACAAAATTTGAGGTGTTTCCAAGCATTGAAGAAAATATGGAAGGATTAAGAGAGCTTTTCTTGGATGGAACATCTATCAAAGAGCTTTCCCCCTGGATTGAACGGCTTACGGGGCTTCAGTATTTAAATCTGAGAAACTGCAAAAGCATTGTACATCTTCCCGACACGCTCTGTAATTTGGCACACCTTATCACAGACACATAG
- the LOC126628761 gene encoding disease resistance protein RPV1-like isoform X1 encodes MASSSSSSSSGLGWKYDVFINFRGEDTRRGFVSHLYKALAKKPINAFIDAEKLRKGDHLSQLLTAIRESRISIVVFSQDYASSTWCLKELVQILECKDTNNQIVLPIFYEVDPSDIRRLKRKFAEAFAKHDRDSNAEMEEVQRWRSALKTATSLSGWDSQNYENDAVLIEEIVEDVYSRLINISSTSSKDNGLVDMDSHMHEMLSLLYPSEGETNNVRVVGIWGMGGLGKTTIARAVYDEIACRFEACCFLKNVKEGFMKQGELHVQTVLLSSISDNKVGSSDISRRGFQVMLRSLGQRKVLIVVDDVDKLEQIEALLGERHSFGGGSRIIITSRDSQLLSIADVIYNPKTLSDYGALELFRRHAFRKNQPTRDYDNLSNCAVKYAQGLPLALKVLGAFLHNKTIREWEDELEKIRKIPQRGIHDVLKSSFDGLDYTERAIFLDIACFFKGMEKDHATRILDGCGFHPHIGIRVLIDRALITVSEKGELEMHDSLEEMGREIVRQQSIREPGGRSRLWSYEDVHHVLTQNTATNAIESIFVDFSYSDWVCLNAEAFVSMTQLRLLKIGHKGSIFEDYYKHHLIGPFKLLNLRYLSLFEFPLKSLPSNFQLKNLVELDMQFSLIDRLWEGTQTLKTLKFINLSYCEYLKETPDFTNVPNIERLILQCCTRLVEVHPSTSTLTNLVLLNLNSCHDLKILPSNIRMKYLKTFNLFGCLSLEMFPEISEVIEGLKELDLSRSRIKELPPSINNLTGLSNFNLKDCKELKSLPSKIRMRSLKTFNLSGCSSLEMFPEILEGMEELKELNLTWSKIKELPSSINNLTGLSHLNLEHCEELKILPSSICMKSLKTFNLYGCSNLEMFPEILEGMEELEELDLSGSKIKELPSSINNLTGLIRLNLILCKELKSLPSSIRMKSLKTFNLYGCTSLEMFPEISEGMEELEELNLSGSKIKELPLSINNLTGLSHFKLKHCEELKSLPSCIHMKCLKTFNLYGCSSLEMFPSISEGIEGLEKLDLSEAKIKELPPSINNLTGLSHFNLKYCKQLKSLPSKIRMRSLKTFNLSGCSSLEMFPEISKGMEELEELNLSGSKIKELPLSINNLTGLSHLNLEHCMELKSLPSSIRMKSLKTLELYGCSSLEMFPEISECIEGLKELNLSGSKIKELPLSINNLTGLSHLNLKHCVELKSLPSSICMKSLKTLDLYDCSNLEMFPEILEGMEELEELDLSGSKIKELPLSINNLTGLSHLKLEYCVELKSLPSNICQLKSLVCLSLSNCTKFEVFPSIEENMEGLRELFLDGTSIKELSPWIERLTGLQYLNLRNCKSIVHLPDTLCNLAHLITDT; translated from the exons atggcttcttcttcttcttcttcttcttctggccTTGGTTGGAAATACGATGTGTTCATCAATTTCAGAGGGGAAGACACTCGCAGGGGCTTCGTCAGCCATCTCTACAAAGCTCTGGCTAAGAAACCAATCAACGCCTTCATTGATGCCGAGAAGCTCAGAAAAGGCGACCACCTTTCCCAGCTCCTGACAGCGATTCGAGAGTCGAGGATTTCGATTGTAGTTTTCTCTCAAGACTATGCTTCTTCCACTTGGTGCTTGAAAGAACTCGTGCAAATCCTGGAATGCAAGGATACCAATAACCAGATTGTACTCCCCATTTTCTATGAAGTTGATCCGTCTGATATTCGTAGACTCAAGAGAAAATTCGCCGAAGCTTTTGCTAAGCACGATCGTGATTCTAACGCCGAAATGGAAGAGGTTCAGAGATGGAGATCCGCTCTTAAGACTGCCACCAGTTTATCCGGCTGGGATTCGCAAAACTATGA GAATGATGCAGTGCTTATTGAGGAAATTGTAGAAGATGTTTATTCGAGATTGATCAACATCTCATCAACATCAAGCAAAGATAATGGCTTGGTTGACATGGATTCTCACATGCATGAAATGCTTTCATTATTATATCCCTCCGAAGGTGAAACGAATAATGTTCGCGTTGTTGGAATATGGGGTATGGGTGGTTTAGGCAAAACAACCATCGCTAGAGCTGTTTATGATGAAATCGCTTGTCGATTTGAAGCTtgttgctttcttaaaaatgtCAAGGAGGGTTTCATGAAGCAGGGCGAACTACATGTGCAGACAGTACTTCTATCTAGTATCTCAGACAACAAGGTGGGGAGTTCTGACATATCGAGAAGAGGTTTTCAGGTGATGTTAAGAAGCCTTGGTCAGAGAAAAGTTCTTATTGTTGTTGATGATGTGGACAAATTAGAACAAATTGAAGCTTTACTTGGAGAGCGACATTCCTTTGGTGGTGGAAGTAGGATTATTATCACAAGTAGAGATTCGCAGTTACTAAGCATAGCTGATGTGATATATAATCCTAAGACCTTGAGTGATTATGGAGCTCTGGAACTCTTTAGGCGGCACGCCTTCAGAAAAAACCAACCCACCAGAGATTATGATAATCTCTCGAATTGTGCTGTAAAATATGCTCAAGGTCTGCCTTTAGCACTCAAAGTCCTGGGAGCTTTTCTTCATAACAAAACTATACGCGAGTGGGAAGATGAGTtagaaaaaataaggaaaattccACAAAGGGGAATCCATGATGTGCTTAAATCAAGCTTCGATGGACTAGATTACACAGAGAGGGCCATCTTTCTAGATATTGCATGTTTCTTTAAAGGGATGGAGAAAGACCATGCAACCCGAATTCTAGACGGTTGTGGTTTCCATCCTCATATAGGAATAAGAGTTCTAATCGATCGAGCTCTCATAACTGTCTCAGAGAAGGGGGAACTGGAGATGCATGATTCATTAGAGGAAATGGGTCGGGAAATCGTTCGCCAACAATCTATCAGAGAGCCTGGGGGACGAAGTAGGTTGTGGAGTTATGAAGATGTTCATCACGTGCTAACTCAAAATACG GCTACGAATGCAATTGAAAGCATATTCGTGGATTTCTCATACTCAGACTGGGTATGCTTAAAtgctgaagcttttgttagtatGACTCAACTAAGACTTCTCAAGATCGGTCATAAGGGCTCAATTTTTGAAGATTACTACAAACACCACCTGATTGGGCCCTTTAAGTTACTTAACTTGAGGTATCTCTCCTTGTTTGAATTCCCTCTCAAGTCTTTGCCGTCCAACTTTCAATTGAAAAATCTTGTTGAACTTGACATGCAATTTAGTCTCATTGACCGACTTTGGGAAGGAACCCAG ACGCTGAAAACGTTGAAATTCATCAATTTAAGTTATTGTGAATACCTTAAGGAAACCCCTGACTTCACAAATGTGCCAAATATTGAGAGGCTAATTCTTCAATGTTGTACAAGGTTAGTTGAGGTTCACCCGTCTACTTCAACTCTTACAAACCTTGTTTTATTGAATCTGAATTCGTGTCATGACCTTAAGATTCTACCCAGCAACATTCGTATGAAATATCTCAAAACCTTTAATCTTTTTGGTTGCTTGAGCCTTGAGATGTTTCCAGAGATTTCAGAAGTGATTGAGGGGTTAAAAGAGCTTGATTTATCCAGGTCAAGAATTAAAGAACTGCCCCCGTCAATTAATAATCTCACGGGGTTGAGTAATTTCAACCTAAAAGATTGCAAGGAACTTAAGAGTCTACCCAGCAAAATTCGTATGAGATCTCTCAAAACCTTTAATCTTTCTGGCTGCTCCAGTCTTGAGATGTTTCCAGAGATTTTAGAAGGTATGGAGGAGTTAAAAGAGCTTAATTTAACCTggtcaaaaattaaagaactgCCCTCGTCAATTAATAATCTCACGGGGTTGAGTCATTTGAACCTAGAACATTGCGAGGAACTTAAGATTCTTCCAAGCAGCATTTGTATGAAATCTCTTAAAACCTTTAATCTTTATGGTTGCTCCAATCTTGAGATGTTTCCAGAGATTTTAGAAGGTATGGAGGAGTTAGAAGAGCTTGATTTATCCGggtcaaaaattaaagaactgCCTTCGTCAATTAATAATCTCACGGGGTTGATTCGTTTGAACCTAATACTTTGCAAGGAACTTAAGAGTCTTCCAAGCAGCATTCGTATGAAATCTCTCAAAACCTTTAACCTTTATGGTTGCACGAGTCTTGAGATGTTTCCAGAGATTTCAGAAGGTATGGAGGAGTTAGAAGAGCTTAATTTATCCGGGTCCAAAATTAAAGAACTGCCCCTGTCAATTAATAATCTCACGGGGTTGAGTCATTTCAAACTAAAACATTGCGAGGAACTTAAGAGTCTTCCAAGCTGCATTCATATGAAATGTCTAAAAACCTTTAATCTTTATGGCTGCTCCAGTCTTGAGATGTTTCCATCGATTTCAGAAGGTATTGAGGGGTTAGAAAAGCTTGATTTATCCGAGGCAAAAATTAAAGAACTGCCCCCATCAATTAATAATCTCACGGGGTTGAGTCATTTCAACCTAAAATATTGCAAGCAACTTAAGAGTCTACCCAGCAAGATTCGTATGAGATCTCTCAAAACCTTTAATCTTTCTGGCTGCTCTAGTCTTGAGATGTTTCCAGAGATTTCAAAAGGTATGGAGGAGTTAGAAGAGCTTAATTTATCCGGATCCAAAATTAAAGAACTGCCCCTGTCAATTAATAATCTCACGGGGTTGAGTCATTTGAACCTAGAACATTGCATGGAACTTAAGAGTCTTCCAAGCAGCATTCGTATGAAATCTCTCAAAACCCTTGAACTTTATGGCTGCTCGAGTCTAGAGATGTTTCCAGAGATTTCAGAATGTATTGAGGGATTAAAAGAGCTTAATTTATCCGGGTCTAAAATTAAAGAACTGCCCCTGTCAATTAATAATCTCACGGGGTTGagtcatttgaacctaaaacatTGCGTGGAACTTAAGAGTCTTCCAAGCAGCATTTGTATGAAATCTCTCAAAACCCTTGATCTTTATGACTGCTCCAATCTTGAGATGTTTCCAGAGATTTTAGAAGGTATGGAGGAGTTAGAAGAGCTTGATTTATCCggatcaaaaattaaagaactgCCCCTATCAATTAATAATCTCACGGGATTAAGTCATTTGAAGCTAGAATATTGCGTGGAACTTAAGAGTCTTCCAAGCAACATTTGTCAGCTCAAGTCCCTTGTCTGTCTATCTCTTTCCAATTGTACAAAATTTGAGGTGTTTCCAAGCATTGAAGAAAATATGGAAGGATTAAGAGAGCTTTTCTTGGATGGAACATCTATCAAAGAGCTTTCCCCCTGGATTGAACGGCTTACGGGGCTTCAGTATTTAAATCTGAGAAACTGCAAAAGCATTGTACATCTTCCCGACACGCTCTGTAATTTGGCACACCTTATCACAGACACATAG
- the LOC126628761 gene encoding disease resistance protein RPV1-like isoform X15: MASSSSSSSSGLGWKYDVFINFRGEDTRRGFVSHLYKALAKKPINAFIDAEKLRKGDHLSQLLTAIRESRISIVVFSQDYASSTWCLKELVQILECKDTNNQIVLPIFYEVDPSDIRRLKRKFAEAFAKHDRDSNAEMEEVQRWRSALKTATSLSGWDSQNYENDAVLIEEIVEDVYSRLINISSTSSKDNGLVDMDSHMHEMLSLLYPSEGETNNVRVVGIWGMGGLGKTTIARAVYDEIACRFEACCFLKNVKEGFMKQGELHVQTVLLSSISDNKVGSSDISRRGFQVMLRSLGQRKVLIVVDDVDKLEQIEALLGERHSFGGGSRIIITSRDSQLLSIADVIYNPKTLSDYGALELFRRHAFRKNQPTRDYDNLSNCAVKYAQGLPLALKVLGAFLHNKTIREWEDELEKIRKIPQRGIHDVLKSSFDGLDYTERAIFLDIACFFKGMEKDHATRILDGCGFHPHIGIRVLIDRALITVSEKGELEMHDSLEEMGREIVRQQSIREPGGRSRLWSYEDVHHVLTQNTATNAIESIFVDFSYSDWVCLNAEAFVSMTQLRLLKIGHKGSIFEDYYKHHLIGPFKLLNLRYLSLFEFPLKSLPSNFQLKNLVELDMQFSLIDRLWEGTQTLKTLKFINLSYCEYLKETPDFTNVPNIERLILQCCTRLVEVHPSTSTLTNLVLLNLNSCHDLKILPSNIRMKYLKTFNLFGCLSLEMFPEISEVIEGLKELDLSRSRIKELPPSINNLTGLSNFNLKDCKELKSLPSKIRMRSLKTFNLSGCSSLEMFPEILEGMEELKELNLTWSKIKELPSSINNLTGLSHLNLEHCEELKILPSSICMKSLKTFNLYGCSNLEMFPEILEGMEELEELDLSGSKIKELPSSINNLTGLIRLNLILCKELKSLPSSIRMKSLKTFNLYGCTSLEMFPEISEGMEELEELDLSGSKIKELPLSINNLTGLSHLKLEYCVELKSLPSNICQLKSLVCLSLSNCTKFEVFPSIEENMEGLRELFLDGTSIKELSPWIERLTGLQYLNLRNCKSIVHLPDTLCNLAHLITDT; this comes from the exons atggcttcttcttcttcttcttcttcttctggccTTGGTTGGAAATACGATGTGTTCATCAATTTCAGAGGGGAAGACACTCGCAGGGGCTTCGTCAGCCATCTCTACAAAGCTCTGGCTAAGAAACCAATCAACGCCTTCATTGATGCCGAGAAGCTCAGAAAAGGCGACCACCTTTCCCAGCTCCTGACAGCGATTCGAGAGTCGAGGATTTCGATTGTAGTTTTCTCTCAAGACTATGCTTCTTCCACTTGGTGCTTGAAAGAACTCGTGCAAATCCTGGAATGCAAGGATACCAATAACCAGATTGTACTCCCCATTTTCTATGAAGTTGATCCGTCTGATATTCGTAGACTCAAGAGAAAATTCGCCGAAGCTTTTGCTAAGCACGATCGTGATTCTAACGCCGAAATGGAAGAGGTTCAGAGATGGAGATCCGCTCTTAAGACTGCCACCAGTTTATCCGGCTGGGATTCGCAAAACTATGA GAATGATGCAGTGCTTATTGAGGAAATTGTAGAAGATGTTTATTCGAGATTGATCAACATCTCATCAACATCAAGCAAAGATAATGGCTTGGTTGACATGGATTCTCACATGCATGAAATGCTTTCATTATTATATCCCTCCGAAGGTGAAACGAATAATGTTCGCGTTGTTGGAATATGGGGTATGGGTGGTTTAGGCAAAACAACCATCGCTAGAGCTGTTTATGATGAAATCGCTTGTCGATTTGAAGCTtgttgctttcttaaaaatgtCAAGGAGGGTTTCATGAAGCAGGGCGAACTACATGTGCAGACAGTACTTCTATCTAGTATCTCAGACAACAAGGTGGGGAGTTCTGACATATCGAGAAGAGGTTTTCAGGTGATGTTAAGAAGCCTTGGTCAGAGAAAAGTTCTTATTGTTGTTGATGATGTGGACAAATTAGAACAAATTGAAGCTTTACTTGGAGAGCGACATTCCTTTGGTGGTGGAAGTAGGATTATTATCACAAGTAGAGATTCGCAGTTACTAAGCATAGCTGATGTGATATATAATCCTAAGACCTTGAGTGATTATGGAGCTCTGGAACTCTTTAGGCGGCACGCCTTCAGAAAAAACCAACCCACCAGAGATTATGATAATCTCTCGAATTGTGCTGTAAAATATGCTCAAGGTCTGCCTTTAGCACTCAAAGTCCTGGGAGCTTTTCTTCATAACAAAACTATACGCGAGTGGGAAGATGAGTtagaaaaaataaggaaaattccACAAAGGGGAATCCATGATGTGCTTAAATCAAGCTTCGATGGACTAGATTACACAGAGAGGGCCATCTTTCTAGATATTGCATGTTTCTTTAAAGGGATGGAGAAAGACCATGCAACCCGAATTCTAGACGGTTGTGGTTTCCATCCTCATATAGGAATAAGAGTTCTAATCGATCGAGCTCTCATAACTGTCTCAGAGAAGGGGGAACTGGAGATGCATGATTCATTAGAGGAAATGGGTCGGGAAATCGTTCGCCAACAATCTATCAGAGAGCCTGGGGGACGAAGTAGGTTGTGGAGTTATGAAGATGTTCATCACGTGCTAACTCAAAATACG GCTACGAATGCAATTGAAAGCATATTCGTGGATTTCTCATACTCAGACTGGGTATGCTTAAAtgctgaagcttttgttagtatGACTCAACTAAGACTTCTCAAGATCGGTCATAAGGGCTCAATTTTTGAAGATTACTACAAACACCACCTGATTGGGCCCTTTAAGTTACTTAACTTGAGGTATCTCTCCTTGTTTGAATTCCCTCTCAAGTCTTTGCCGTCCAACTTTCAATTGAAAAATCTTGTTGAACTTGACATGCAATTTAGTCTCATTGACCGACTTTGGGAAGGAACCCAG ACGCTGAAAACGTTGAAATTCATCAATTTAAGTTATTGTGAATACCTTAAGGAAACCCCTGACTTCACAAATGTGCCAAATATTGAGAGGCTAATTCTTCAATGTTGTACAAGGTTAGTTGAGGTTCACCCGTCTACTTCAACTCTTACAAACCTTGTTTTATTGAATCTGAATTCGTGTCATGACCTTAAGATTCTACCCAGCAACATTCGTATGAAATATCTCAAAACCTTTAATCTTTTTGGTTGCTTGAGCCTTGAGATGTTTCCAGAGATTTCAGAAGTGATTGAGGGGTTAAAAGAGCTTGATTTATCCAGGTCAAGAATTAAAGAACTGCCCCCGTCAATTAATAATCTCACGGGGTTGAGTAATTTCAACCTAAAAGATTGCAAGGAACTTAAGAGTCTACCCAGCAAAATTCGTATGAGATCTCTCAAAACCTTTAATCTTTCTGGCTGCTCCAGTCTTGAGATGTTTCCAGAGATTTTAGAAGGTATGGAGGAGTTAAAAGAGCTTAATTTAACCTggtcaaaaattaaagaactgCCCTCGTCAATTAATAATCTCACGGGGTTGAGTCATTTGAACCTAGAACATTGCGAGGAACTTAAGATTCTTCCAAGCAGCATTTGTATGAAATCTCTTAAAACCTTTAATCTTTATGGTTGCTCCAATCTTGAGATGTTTCCAGAGATTTTAGAAGGTATGGAGGAGTTAGAAGAGCTTGATTTATCCGggtcaaaaattaaagaactgCCTTCGTCAATTAATAATCTCACGGGGTTGATTCGTTTGAACCTAATACTTTGCAAGGAACTTAAGAGTCTTCCAAGCAGCATTCGTATGAAATCTCTCAAAACCTTTAACCTTTATGGTTGCACGAGTCTTGAGATGTTTCCAGAGATTTCAGAAG GTATGGAGGAGTTAGAAGAGCTTGATTTATCCggatcaaaaattaaagaactgCCCCTATCAATTAATAATCTCACGGGATTAAGTCATTTGAAGCTAGAATATTGCGTGGAACTTAAGAGTCTTCCAAGCAACATTTGTCAGCTCAAGTCCCTTGTCTGTCTATCTCTTTCCAATTGTACAAAATTTGAGGTGTTTCCAAGCATTGAAGAAAATATGGAAGGATTAAGAGAGCTTTTCTTGGATGGAACATCTATCAAAGAGCTTTCCCCCTGGATTGAACGGCTTACGGGGCTTCAGTATTTAAATCTGAGAAACTGCAAAAGCATTGTACATCTTCCCGACACGCTCTGTAATTTGGCACACCTTATCACAGACACATAG